In Verrucomicrobiota bacterium, the DNA window CGCCGTGGTGCATCCGAACGGAGACATTTGGTTCACCGACCCCGGCTACGGCGCGCTCATGAACTACGAGGGCGCGCGCGCGACGACCGATTCGCCGCAGCCATTTCAGAAGGAGGCCGTGTATCGGATCGACGGCACCTCGCTGAAAGTGGAGAAGCTCACCGACGAAGTCTTCAAGCCCAACGGCCTCTGCTTCTCGCCGGACTACAAGAAACTCTACGTGGCTGACACCGGTGCATCGCACTATCCCGAGGCGCCCAAGTGCATCTGGAGTTTCGATGTGGTGGACGAGAAGAAACTCGCGCGCCGGAAGGAGTGGGCCTCGATGAAACTGCGCCACCCGCAGAAGGGAGACCTCGCCGGATTCGCCGACGGCATCCGCTGCGACACGGACGGCAACGTGTGGGCGAGCGCGGGCTGGGTCGGCGCGGGTTACGACGGCGTCCACATCTTCGGCGCCGCCGACGGCCAGCGGATCGGCCAGATTCTGCTTCCTGAGATCTGCTCCAACGTCTGCTTCGGAGGCACGAAGCGCAACCGGCTCTTCATGACCGGCAGCACCTCACTCTACGCGGTCTACGTGGAAACTCAGGGCGCACACATCACGTAGGCTGCGTCCCGGGCGACCGGCAACCGCTCCGGCTGGCGGCGACTCCGGCCTGCGCTTACACGTTATACGTGCTCGACGAGGTCGTGCCGCCACGGCCGGTCCAGTTGGTGTGGAAGAACTGGCCGCGCGGTTTGTCCACGCGCTCGTAGGTGTGCGCGCCGAAGTAGTCGCGCTGCGCCTGGAGCAGGTTCGCCGGAAGCACGGCGGAGCGATACTGGTCGTAGAAGTTCAGCGCGGTGCTGAACGCCGGCGCCGGGATGCCGCGCAAGGCCGCCGTGGAGACGATTTTGCGCCAGCCCTTCTGGC includes these proteins:
- a CDS encoding SMP-30/gluconolactonase/LRE family protein, coding for MNHPTAPDPTPNSCKLDRRSFLASAAGAAGVALAARGLAQERDWSGRNPTRYPDPDLITIDKRFDKYKLGNTPIQRLYHSPNMLWAEGPAWNGVGRYLLWSDIPNNVQLRWLEENGQVSVFRNPAGNSNGNTFDHQGRQISCEHLTRRVVRYEYDGSTRVLADKFAGKSFNAPNDAVVHPNGDIWFTDPGYGALMNYEGARATTDSPQPFQKEAVYRIDGTSLKVEKLTDEVFKPNGLCFSPDYKKLYVADTGASHYPEAPKCIWSFDVVDEKKLARRKEWASMKLRHPQKGDLAGFADGIRCDTDGNVWASAGWVGAGYDGVHIFGAADGQRIGQILLPEICSNVCFGGTKRNRLFMTGSTSLYAVYVETQGAHIT
- a CDS encoding NADP-dependent phosphogluconate dehydrogenase (catalyzes the formation of D-ribulose 5-phosphate from 6-phospho-D-gluconate), with protein sequence QKGWRKIVSTAALRGIPAPAFSTALNFYDQYRSAVLPANLLQAQRDYFGAHTYERVDKPRGQFFHTNWTGRGGTTSSSTYNV